AAAGAGTTCATTCAATAGAATACCAAAAGCCGTATTCTTCTATTCAAAGACCAGTTAAGAAATAACACCCTTGAAACCTCCATTGACGGTCGTGTTTTTGACTAAAAAATCACTTTAACAAAACATTATATGCTACGCCAACGTTTGCGTTAATTTTGGCTTTGTGCAACTCGCTAATTCCCTGTATATTTAGTCGTTCAGGTTTATAAAATCACTGCCCCGAACGTACTAAAATCAAATCACAGATGAGTAAATACATTATTTCGTTAGATCAGGGAACAACAAGTTCTAGGGCCTTGCTTGTTGACCAAGAAGGTAAGATTCAGGGGATGGTTCAAAAGGAATTTAGACAGTTGTTTCCAAAATCCGGGTGGGTAGAACATGACGCCATGGAAATTTTGGAAACCCAATTGGGGGTTCTTCAAGAATTAATTGCAGAAAGTAAGGTTCAGCTGAAGAACATCAAGGGCATAGGAATTACCAATCAAAGGGAAACCACTGTAGTCTGGGATAAAAATACGGGGAAACCGATTTATAACGCCATTGTTTGGCAAGACAAACGAACAGCTGATATTTGTGAGGGTCTAAAAAAAGAAGGACTTACGGAGTATGTAAGGAAAACAACGGGTCTGGTGATAGACTCTTATTTTTCCGGCACTAAGGTAAAGTGGATCTTAGATCACGTAGAAGGGGCAAGAAGTAAGGCCGAAAAAGGAGATTTATTAATGGGAACCATAGATTCCTGGTTGGTCTGGAACATGTCTACCGACAAAAACCATGTAACGGATTATACCAACGCATCTAGAACCCTTATTTATGATATCGTAAATTTAAAATGGGACCATAAACTTTTAGAGGCTTTAGGCATTCCTAAGAGCATGCTCCCGGAAGTAAAACCTTCTGCCTATCATTTTGGTGATTATGAGATTGATGGGATAAAGATTCCAATAGCCGGTATTGCCGGTGATCAACAGGCAGCACTCTTTGGTCAGGGATGTTTTACAAAAGGAACGGCTAAGAACACTTACGGCACAGGATGTTTTATGTTAATGAACACCGGTGATAAGCCACAGTTCTCAAAAAATGGACTTTTAACAACTATAGGTTATGGATTAGATGGAAAGATAACCTACGCTCTAGAAGGAAGTATTTTCATTGCAGGCGCCGCAATACAGTGGTTACGAGACGGTTTAGAACTAATTAAGGACGCTAAGGAAACGGAAGCATTGGCAGACTCGGTGACCGGAGAAAGCTCGGTGTATGTGGTTCCTGCCTTTGCCGGATTAGGAGCTCCCTATTGGGATATGTACGCCCGCGGAGCCATTTTTGGATTAACTAGGGACACCGGAAAAGCACATATTGCCAAAGCCACGTTAGAGTCACTGGCGTATCAAACGAAGGATATCCTCAAAGCGATGGAGGACGATTCCGGCATTCAATTAGAAAATTTACGGGTAGATGGCGGTGCATGCGCAAATAATCATTTAATGCAGTTTCAAGCCGATATTCTGGATACCGAAGTTCACCGCCCGGAGGTAATAGAATCTACGGCCATGGGTGCCGCATTTTTAGCGGGTATTCAGGTTGGTCTTTGGACCCAATCGGATATAGATCAGAGCAGACCCATGAACAGGATTTTTAAACCCACTTTTGATCGGGTTAAACGCAAAAGACTCTATAAGAACTGGCAGAAAGCTGTGGAGCGCACCAAAGGTTGGGAAGAAAGCTAAGGAAGATTCTCCTACGATTAAATAATCACAAAATTTCCTATTTCAAAAAATATAACAAGCTATGAAAAGTGTTGAATTTTCTAACCTGAAAAGGAATGAAACCATTGCCAAACTTAAGAAGGATAATTTTGACCTTGTAGTCATTGGTGGCGGAATAACAGGCGGTGGTATTGCCTTGGACGCCGCTTCAAGGGGCTTAAAAGTAGCGCTAGTGGAGAAAAATGATTTTGCCTCAGGAACTAGCAGTAAATCCACCAAACTCATCCATGGAGGACTGCGCTATTTAAAGCAATTCGATTTTTGGTTGGTAAAGGAAGTAGGTTCGGAAAGGGCCATAGTTCACAAATTAGCACCGCACTTGGTGCTACCAGAAAAAATGCTTTTGCCCTTAATAGAAAATGGCTCGTACGGTAAATGGCTCACTTCCATCGGTTTAAAGGTATACGATATTTTAGCGCAAGTGACCGGGGACGACAAAAGAAAAATGTTGGAGAAGAAAGAAGCCCTTAAGTTAGAACCTTTGCTTCCCAAAAAAATACTTAAGGGGGCAGGGTATTACGCAGAATACAGAACGGATGATGCCCGTCTCACCATTGAGAACATTAAAACAAGTTTACAGTATGGCGCTACCGCTTTGAACTACGGTTCTGTGACCGACTTTATCTATAAAGATAAAAGGATTGCTGGAGTTACGGTCAAGGATGAACTTTCCGATGAGACCTTTACAATCAACTCAAAGTATGTCATTAGTGCCGCCGGACCATGGGTAGATGAGTTAAGAAGTGTCAATAATTCCAAAAAAGGAAAACGTTTGCATTTAACCAAAGGCGTTCATCTGGTGTTCCCTAAGGAAAAGCTCCCCGTAAAGCAATCCGTGTACTTTGATATCCCGGATGGTAGAATGATGTTTGCCATTCCCAGGGGAAAGGTAACCTACGTAGGCACTACGGACACTAATTTTAACTTGGACAAAGACAGGGTACGAACAGATTTGGCAGATGCCATTTATTTGCTCTCCGCGGTAAACAATATGTTTCCAAAAATTAATTTGGAGATGGAAGATATCGTTTCCTCATGGGCGGGCCTTAGACCTTTAATTCATGAAGAGGGCAAGTCTGCCTCGGAACTCTCACGGAAAGATGAAATTTTTACTTCGGATACGGGTCTTATCAGTATTGCAGGCGGCAAACTTACCGGCTATCGCAAGATGGCAGAACGTGTAGTTGATCGTATCGCCAAAATGCTAGAGGAAGACCATCAAAAAGAGCTTAAACCATGTACCACGGACACCATCCCCCTATGTGGAAATGAATTCAAAAAGTTTAAGCACGTAAAGAAGTATATTGCCACCATTTTTGACCGCATTAAGGCAGATGGCTTTACGGAACACGATGCTTGGTTCTTGGTCACTAACTATGGGAAGCAGACGGAGACCATTTTAGGGTATTACGAGAAAAGAACGGAAAAGGATAATGTTACAAGAATGGTCCTTGCCGAACTCCAATTTGGTATTGCTTATGAAATGGTTCAAGATCCAATGGATTTCTTTATTAGAAGAACAGGTAGGCTCTATTTTGATATTGATAGCGTAAGGCAATTTATGGAACCAGTGCTTCAAGAACTACAAACGGTGTATAAAGTAGACGATACCCAAGTATTGAAATGGAAACAAACTTTAATGGAAGAACTAAAAGAACATTCGGATTTTTCTATGGAGAGGGTTTAGTTCTTAATATTTCTTACGTCATAGCAGAATTTAAATTAATAGATTAAACGAGGCATCATTTCTGATTAAGTGGTGAGGTTACTAAATTTAGGAGAACATCCTATCGCATTGAATTATTTGGAGAAGATAACTATCCTCTAAATCATTATGTTTTTATTAGAAAAGCTTGTATGAAACTATTTCTTCGAAAATTCATTTACTATCTTTAATACACAGGATATTTTTTGTCAAATCATATTTCTGCATTACTTAGAATACTGTAAAATAAGGTTGTACGGAATTTAGAGATGTATTTGTTTTATTTCGATTTAAAACGAAAACTTACTGTTTTAATGGCTAAGAAGTTCTTTTTTGCGTTCATTATCGCTAATATATTTTTAGTTGTAACCTTGACTAGCGCACAAAATCCTTTTGAAAATGAAACTGAGATATTTTCCAATGCTGCCGATGCTGAAAAAATATACCTGCAGCTTTCTGGAACTACTTTTAACAATTCTGAAACGATTTGGTTCAAAGCCATTGTTACAGATGTTTTTGACCACAAGCCTACAACAAAAAGTAGCGTACTTCACGTAGAATTAATTGACCCATTGGATAATCGGATAGTTGATAAAAATCTTTTAAAGATTAGTGGCGGTCTCTCGAGTGGTTTTTTTCAATTGTATTCAAGCTACACAGAAGGAAAATACATTATTAGGGCATACACGGAATGGAACAAAAACTTTGGTTCTGACTTTATTAGTTCTGTACCTATTCAAATATACCAACTTCAAAAAGTTGATGGCGAATCCGACCCCATTCAAGATATAGTTTTTGCAAAAGATTTAAATTCCAGCACGTTTTCTTTGTCATCTAATATTGCCATCAAGGAGTTGGACACATTACACACGGGTGACGCCATGCTATATATGAACTGGAAAGGTGGTAGAGATTCTATTCTGTTAAAATCAAAAAGCCTAAAATCCAAGATTAATATTAAACATAGTGTTCCGATAGAGACACCTATAGTAAGTTATCGCTTGCATACTAAAAACGAAGTGTTCACAAAATCCGTAGTGCTTAACGATGAATACGGATCGTTGCAGTTTTTTCCTGAAGGAGGTTCTTTGATTGGGGGTCTTCAGAGTGTAATGGGCTTCAAGTTTTTAGATTATAAGGGAAAAGGGACAGAAATTGAAGGAACTATTGTAGATGGTAATGGCGTTCATGTAGCTGATTTTAAAAGTAATATTCTCGGAATGGGTAAAGTAACCTTTATCCCGGAATCGGAACAGACTTATTACGGTATTTTGAGAACCAAAAGTGGAACTACTTTCAAGTACAAACTTCCTGCGGTTAGAGAAAAGGGTCAGGTTTTGAGCTTAATTCAAAAAGATTCAATTAAAGAGTTAAGAATTTGGAATAAAGAAAAGAATCAGGATAGTCTATTTGTAAAGTTTTTTAGTAGAGGTAAGAATCTTTTTCTAATTAAAGCGAGATTTGGTAATGGTATGTTTTCATATAAGATTACACCAAAAAATTTACCACAAGGCGTCATTGGGCTTACTGTTTTCGATAAATTTTATAGACCTATTGCGGAGCGTCACTTTTTCAATGAAAAGAACGAAGAAAATTTGAGCATAAGCGTTGAGATGGATAGAGATTGGTATTCTAGACGAGATAGTGCTCAGGTAGCTATAATAACTAAGTTTAAAAATCACCCTGTATCTGCGTCAGTATCTGTTATGGCTGTTGACTCTAGTTTCTTTTGCACTACCAATTTGGAAAGAAAAAATATTATCTCCTACTTTTTGTTACAGTCTGATATTAAGGGAGAAGTTGAAAACCCCTCATACTATTTTGAAAGCAACAAGAATTTGTCTGAACTGGATTACCTGATGTTAACCCAAGGCTGGACTAATTATAAATACCGGGAGAACAAAAAGCCAAGATTGTTTAATGCCCAAAAAGGTTTGGAGGTCACAGGGACTGTCACTAATTTCCAGAAGGTAAGCAAAAGAGACGAATCAAATAAAAACAGATACGAGTTAAATATGCTCGTAATGGGAGAACCTATGAAGGCTTATGTTCAAGAAACCGATAGTTTGGGCCGTTTCAAATTTACATTGGGCGAGAGCTATGGACTTGGTAGAAATTTTGTGATACAGCCTACTGAAGTGAGCAATAAAATAGATGATTTAAAAATCAATATTAATAAATATAAATCCCCTGAAATATCCTATGAAATCGAAAAACTTATTGTTCCTATAGATAGTATTGCAGAGACGATAATGACTAAAAAAATAAGGGAAGATATTAGGCTAGATCCTATACTATCGTCAAATACCATAGCTCTAAATGAAGTAGTAGTGAGTGATTACAAAATTACGCCTGAACGCGCAAACATGGTTGAATTGCATGGAATACCTGACGTGGTCATCGAAAATGATGAGTTAGTAAGTAAGCAAGAGAAATGGACAAATAAACTATACAGATGGCTGCTTTTTAATTATCCGGAGGATATACGTGTT
This genomic window from Maribacter sp. MJ134 contains:
- the glpK gene encoding glycerol kinase GlpK is translated as MSKYIISLDQGTTSSRALLVDQEGKIQGMVQKEFRQLFPKSGWVEHDAMEILETQLGVLQELIAESKVQLKNIKGIGITNQRETTVVWDKNTGKPIYNAIVWQDKRTADICEGLKKEGLTEYVRKTTGLVIDSYFSGTKVKWILDHVEGARSKAEKGDLLMGTIDSWLVWNMSTDKNHVTDYTNASRTLIYDIVNLKWDHKLLEALGIPKSMLPEVKPSAYHFGDYEIDGIKIPIAGIAGDQQAALFGQGCFTKGTAKNTYGTGCFMLMNTGDKPQFSKNGLLTTIGYGLDGKITYALEGSIFIAGAAIQWLRDGLELIKDAKETEALADSVTGESSVYVVPAFAGLGAPYWDMYARGAIFGLTRDTGKAHIAKATLESLAYQTKDILKAMEDDSGIQLENLRVDGGACANNHLMQFQADILDTEVHRPEVIESTAMGAAFLAGIQVGLWTQSDIDQSRPMNRIFKPTFDRVKRKRLYKNWQKAVERTKGWEES
- a CDS encoding glycerol-3-phosphate dehydrogenase/oxidase, which gives rise to MKSVEFSNLKRNETIAKLKKDNFDLVVIGGGITGGGIALDAASRGLKVALVEKNDFASGTSSKSTKLIHGGLRYLKQFDFWLVKEVGSERAIVHKLAPHLVLPEKMLLPLIENGSYGKWLTSIGLKVYDILAQVTGDDKRKMLEKKEALKLEPLLPKKILKGAGYYAEYRTDDARLTIENIKTSLQYGATALNYGSVTDFIYKDKRIAGVTVKDELSDETFTINSKYVISAAGPWVDELRSVNNSKKGKRLHLTKGVHLVFPKEKLPVKQSVYFDIPDGRMMFAIPRGKVTYVGTTDTNFNLDKDRVRTDLADAIYLLSAVNNMFPKINLEMEDIVSSWAGLRPLIHEEGKSASELSRKDEIFTSDTGLISIAGGKLTGYRKMAERVVDRIAKMLEEDHQKELKPCTTDTIPLCGNEFKKFKHVKKYIATIFDRIKADGFTEHDAWFLVTNYGKQTETILGYYEKRTEKDNVTRMVLAELQFGIAYEMVQDPMDFFIRRTGRLYFDIDSVRQFMEPVLQELQTVYKVDDTQVLKWKQTLMEELKEHSDFSMERV